Proteins from a single region of Nomascus leucogenys isolate Asia chromosome 2, Asia_NLE_v1, whole genome shotgun sequence:
- the GFRA3 gene encoding GDNF family receptor alpha-3, with the protein MVRPLSPRPLPPVVLMLLLLLLPPLPLPLAAGDPLPTESRLMNSCLQARRKCQADPTCNAAYHHLDSCTSGISTPLPSEEPSVPADCLEAAQQLRNSSLIGCMCHRRMKNQVACLDIYWTVHRARSLGNYELDVSPYEDTVTSKPWKMHLSKLNMLKPDSDLCLKFAMLCTLNDKCDRLRKAYGEACSGPHCQRHVCLRQLLTFFEKAAEPHAQGLLLCPCAPNDRGCGERRRNTIAPSCALPPVAPNCLELRRLCFSDPLCRSRLVDFQTHCHPMDILGTCATEQSRCLRAYLGLIGTAMTPNFVSSVNTSVALSCTCRGSGNLQEECEQLKGFFSHNPCLTEAIAAKMRFHSQLFSQDWPHPTFAVMAHQNENPAVRPQPWVPSLFSCTLPLILLRSLW; encoded by the exons GAGACCCCCTTCCTACAGAAAGCCGACTCATGAACAGCTGTCTCCAGGCCAGGAGGAAGTGCCAGGCTGATCCCACTTGCAATGCTGCCTACCACCACCTGGATTCCTGCACCTCTGGCATAAGCACCCCACTGCCCTCAGAGGAGCCTTCAGTCCCTGCCGACTGCCTGGAGGCAGCACAGCAACTCAGGAACAGCTCTCTGATAGGCTGCATGTGCCACCGGCGCATGAAGAACCAGGTTGCCTGCTTGGACATCTATTGGACTGTTCACCGTGCCCGCAGCCTTG GTAACTATGAGCTGGATGTCTCCCCCTATGAAGACACAGTGACCAGCAAACCCTGGAAAATGCATCTCAGCAAACTGAACATGCTCAAACCAG ACTCAGACCTCTGCCTCAAGTTTGCCATGCTGTGTACTCTCAATGACAAGTGTGACCGGCTGCGCAAGGCCTACGGGGAGGCATGCTCTGGGCCCCACTGCCAGCGCCACGTCTGCCTCAGGCAGCTGCTCACTTTTTTCGAGAAGGCCGCCGAGCCCCACGCACAGGGCCTGCTACTGTGCCCATGCGCCCCCAACGACCGGGGCTGCGGGGAGCGCCGGCGCAACACCATCGCCCCCAGCTGCGCTCTGCCGCCTGTGGCCCCCAACTGCCTGGAGCTGCGGCGCCTCTGCTTCTCCGACCCGCTTTGCAG ATCACGCCTGGTGGATTTCCAGACCCACTGCCATCCCATGGACATCCTAGGAACTTGTGCAACAGAGCAGTCCAGATGTCTACGAGCATACCTGGGGCTGATTG GGACTGCCATGACCCCCAATTTTGTCAGCAGTGTCAACACCAGTGTTGCCTTAAGCTGCACCTGCCGAGGCAGTGGCAACCTGCAGGAGGAGTGTGAACAGCTGAAAGGGTTCTTCTCCCACAATCCCTGCCTCA cGGAGGCCATTGCAGCTAAGATGCGTTTTCACAGCCAACTCTTCTCCCAGGACTGGCCACACCCTACCTTTGCTGTGATGGCACACCAG AATGAAAACCCTGCTGTGAGGCCACAGCCCTGGGTGCCCTCTCTTTTCTCCTGCACGCTTCCCTTGATTCTGCTCCGGAGCCTATGGTAG